AGGAATGCAGACACAAATTAACAGGGTAAAAAAGGAGGCAAGGCCCCCAGATTTAACTGTAAAACACTAACCGGTGCCAGGAACATCATGCGTCTTCATTACACAAAGGCTTGAGCACTATTAAGACAATGGCTTTGATGGATACAACAGAGATAGCCTACTTCCAGAAACAGCAGGGAAAGTTCCCATGAGGACTCTTCTGCAGAAGTTCAGAGGAATTTTCCATGACCATTTGTAGGGGGTGACAGCTGTCCAAGGTCTGGCCTTTTATAAGGTAGTAAAAGTGTCTCCTCATCCATACACTTCAGAGCTGACCAGCCAACTGTAGCCCCCTGCTGCTGACCCACACCCGCTGAGCACACAAACAGGTAACTACTTCACTGTGGGAAAACACTGATCACATGCACACTTTGAGATAATTACCTTCCtctacactctttaaaataaaggttccaaaagggggttttcacagcaatggcATAGAAGAACTATtgttgggttccccaaagaacctttcagtgaacacgtcttaaaggaatggttcacccaaaaatgaaaatgtactccccttcaggccatccaagatatagatgagtttagcattacaccacttgctcgacaatggatcctctgcagtgaatgggtgccatcagaatgagagttcaaacagctgataaacacatcacaataatccacacgactgtAGTCCATCAGTTcgtgtcttgtgaagcgaaaaaacattttttataataaattcataaagatgtttttaacttcaaatcatgTTAAAAATTCCTCTATTAAACTGCTTTCCCAAGTAAAAAAAGTTATcccatctgaatcaggagagaaatatccACAGCTCAAGCACTGTTTatgagcaaaaacagttctaaacaaatatgtcagttgATCTGATGTGAGAGAACAGGGGATGGACGTTTTCTCTGGAgcaagcgttattatggattatagactcgtcTTTTGGCCAGAAGtcacagtttaaagttaaaatgccttaatgatggatttatttccagcaaacacagcttttttcttctcaagacattaaatgatggactggagtcatgtggattactgttggattattgtgatgttttccgacggcacccattcacttaaGGTCCATTGGTGATCGAGTGACATAATGCTAAACTCAAATTTCAAATCTGTCAAAGTGTAGAAATACATtctgatgtagaaacaaactcttctacatttTAGTTTGAACCATTCCttcaaaagaaccattttttcttagtgtgaagaacatttgaataatttaaggaaactttttttttttttttttttcactataaggAACCTttagtgcaatggaaaggttctatggatgcTAAAGGTTCTTCAATgatccatagaaaaaaaaaaaacttttatgtatTACCCTGAATATTAAGTAAGGACATTACTAATGACCACTTTTACAAACAACAAATAGGGCAGATTGGTagacaacacttttttttttttttactcaagttaAACCAAATGTACAAGAATACTGTGATATACAAAGGGAGCTGAGGTAGCAATTTACAAACAAGAAGGCTACTAGCTTTTTAAAGGTTTGTAGAAAGATTTAGTCAATCTAACTAGAAACCAGCATTGGAAGTATGTTCTAGTCATGGTACATTTTCAGGATGCAGCTTTTGATGACACCCATGTATCTGTCCCATATTACTTGATGCCTGTGGAAATAAAACATGCCACACATTTAGCAAATGACTAACCTGAAATCCTCAAGCATGTGTACACTAACCTGAAAGCCTCAAgcatgtgtacagtatatatatatatatatatatatatatatatatatatatatatatatatatatatatggatatatatatactaacctGAAAGCCTCAAGCATGTGTACAGAGCTGCTGTAATGCTTGAGGAAATGTCTGAGGTCTCCGAATGTCCATTTATCTGACCGGCATGGTTCAATGAACTGAAAGAAGAACCGATAGTCATTCTGTCACACTTGACCTGGGACTGTTCAGGGACAAATATCACCTCATGGTATGCAGTTTATCTACAGTGCCAGTGCATTACCTTCTCCACAAGGTCGATGAACAGATCTCGGAAATCTttggtgtgtgtgagttttgAGGCGATGTTAACTAGAGCTCTTGACAAATTCTAAAACTCACACACATcaataaacacatacacaaaaacacaaaaaaaaaaaaacacatactactgttcaaatgtttggtaagattttaagtcttttatatatatatatatatatatatatatatatatatatatatatatatatatatatatatacacatacacacacacacacacacacatactactgttcaaatgtttggtaagattttatgtctttgaaagaagtctcttattcttacTTAGGCAGCATTAACTTGatcacacataaaataaaaaccgtATTATTTTGCAAtgccatttattataaatgttatttattcttgtgatggcaaagccattactccagtcttcagtgccacatgatccttcagaaatcattttaaaatactgattgattactttgattaatagaaagtttaaaagaacagcatttatttgtaactgAAATCTAACTTTTTAagtgtctttagtgtcacttttgattaatttaaggtGCCCTTGCTGTTacttaaaacaaactttaaaaatagctGTGTGTGCGTTTAAAAAGTATGACAAAATACTTAGAATGAGTAACATTCATGCTTCTCACCTTAAAATTGGCCTCCATCTCACTAAAGACTTTAATTTTCCCTCTAAGCTGTGCACACACCAAACTAAAATGTTAGTAGAAAGGAGAGATATGTTAGAGATAGCGTGTCATAAGCATTACAAATGACCATCTGAACAAACTATTTACATGCCTTTTGTGTTGGTCCAACATGTCCTTATCATTAACCAAAACTTTCAAGTCTTTCAAGTCATGGAGAAAATCTTTTTCTAGATCAACATCCAAGTCTTCCATCATGTTGTCTAAGAAagtatgaaagaaagaaaacagagcgTGAgaatgcatatatacagtacCTGTAATGCATTTCCTTTCAAATTAATTTGGCTTAATTTCCATTAACTTTCCCATTATGGATCTCACAAATATTTTCCTGGTTTTGTCACCACCCTGCTTACTTAAATTTAACTCTCCCTTTCACAACTACATACTATACAAAAACATCCACCAAAGATGACCTGACTGCTGGAATATAAAGCAATCTGACAGTAGTGGCTGCTGTAGTAATGTACTGGAACATCTTACCAACTGCCCCCACGGTCCAGTAGCTGATGAGCTGACCAGCACAAAAGGCAAAGTCCTGGAAAGACAAGTATTGTAGCTTTCTCTTTCCTGCCTCAAAACGACTGTTAGCAAAGAACACTATGGCAGCATAGTCCCTGCAGACAGACATGGCTGAGTCAGTGAGAGGACAGGGAGAGTGTGAAAAGTGCGCCAGGAACAGAAGAGAGCGTATGAGGAGAAAGATGAATGGAGGAGAGAGATCAAGCAAAACAGTaagaagatgaaaaaaaacaggaacataAGTTTTAAGATGTGCCTGTGTCCATTCTAGGTTTTGTCAGGTTTATGGCTGTTTTTAATTATAACTCTAAAAGCTTTCACTGGTTAAGCTGGTTGTATTAAGTCACAATAgcacaaatgcatttacagtactgaagcacataaaaacaaacaaaacaacaataacaaaaaaaaaataactaaatattctcacattcacacatttacatCCCTTGAATTGGTCTCAATAGGTGGGACAGCTGCTTTTTACCACTAGCAATAAGCTTCAATTGGCCACATGTGTGAAAGTCCCACCTTGCCAGAACATCAGACAGGAGAAAGTGACGCTGTATGTTCTCCACCAGGGGGCCTTTTAGCTCTTCCACCACTTTAAACACACGCTTGAAATTGTCAAACTGAGAAAATGGTAGAGAAGTTTAAACAGAGAGAGGGAGGTTAAaaatttcggtaacactttacaatactgTGGCActaatatgcattaattcatgaTTGGCTAATGCATACATAATGTATAACTCATGAGGaactaaaccatttattaataattactgcATCAGCAACAAATGAACTTTATATATGATTCATAGATTAAGTAATCAATAAATTGTTATTAGTTAAATGTGTCATAATGTATTAATTCCCTAATAACATATATTAACTAATCGTTTAAATTCATATGTTAATTACCACAATGGGTTGAAGCATGCATTTCAACTTCCAGTTGTctgctttaattaatcattagctaATGATTTGCAAAGGTTTTATTATGTTTGGACTTGAGGCACATGACTAACTAATTCAAAATCCATAACCACAATGACATATTACTTAACAATCAAGTAAATAGTTCTGTGCCTCAACAAgtaaagtcataacataataatacCATTTCTTCATGAGTTATACATTAACTCATGATTAACTGTGCATTAGTtaagtattatttaatgcatatttgtgcACCCATATTGTAAAGTCTTACCAAAATTTCCTTGATTATCATCTggattttgaatgaatcaatgaatgaatgaattcattcattaatattaatctaattacaaaatataataacactattatttaatatttaagtagtGTACACTGAcaacattatgtaaataaatatgtgaataaaataataacaattattatttaatatttataagtaCTATACgctgacatttatttaaataaatgtgaatatagcaataatcattattatttcatatttctaaGTATTGTACACTGACAACATTTCTGTTATTAAAttagtactaaaataataaaaacaattattatacgTTAATATTTCTAAGTATTGCACACTAACAAcatatttgtaaagaaaatatatgtgaaaacacaaataataataagtattattatttaatatttctaagtATTGTTCACTGacatttctataaataatatgttaataaattagtaataaaaaataataacaacaattttataataacaatcaatcatttttataataacactCACaatcaattatttaatatttaagtattgTGCACTGACAAcatatttgtaaacaaatataataataatatgaattattattatttataaggaTTGTACCCTGACCATGCAATATTATCCTTTCATTGTGAGGCATTCAAAACCATGAGAGGCCAAAGTGTCTGCAGCACCTGTCGACGACAGCTCTTGAGTGCAATCCCAGTCTTTGAACTGATGTCGTCCAAGTCTTTTTTGGTCCCTTTGGAGAGTTTCTTACTCAGCACCTCCCTGGCAAAAACACTATCAAACTCATAATACCTACAGGACAAATAtcgcaacaaacaaacaagctcagCAAAACAGTGATGATGCCCtaactactaaaactaaaaaagcaacaacattataaaacataatgTAACCTATTACGACCACAGACCTCTCAATGAGCATGGTTTGACGGTGAGGAGGGATCTGGAACAGAAGCTGATTGGCCACTTTGGAAGGGGACTGGAGGAGCCGCTCACACATCTGGAATGTTCTGAACTGGTCCGTGGTGTCGCTGTGCAGAACTTCTGCATTGGCTTCACACTCCTGCAAGGCACCTGCTTCCATCCGTATCCTCACTGCATCTGAGACTATATACACGAAGAGTATATCATTACCAACAGTGTTAAACATAAAAAGCATGCACCAAGTGTGTATCAACATTTAGAAACCACTTTATTAACCTGTGTGCCCGTCCAACCACAGTTGGTACACGTCTTGATCCAGGACAGTAGTGTTCCCCACAAACACATCTAACTCCATAGACATTTtcttaaaaagcataaaaaaataaataaattatatattaaaaactttgttaaatataatttgctATACATACAGTGGTCGCAAGTGCTTTTGACAAACATAACTTTGATTTGCAACAACAAATGCAATCTCTTAAAATGATAAAGTCTGTTTATATGTTGTTAGGTGTTTTTATAAGATGTGCAgagatttaaaaagcaaaatgataCACGAGAACCTGCTTATTCAGAGAAAGATGACGTCAAACTGATGATGAAAACTTAccgttttatttatgttttgcacTGAAAAACTCAGTAAGAGGTGCAGTTAGCTCATGGAAGAGCGCAGCAGAAAGTGGCGTCTGCGGAATCGCTCTCTTGGACGCATCTGCGAGCTGAGCTTATTGCGCAGATACAGTTCCAAACGCGCAGCTGCAGATCTGTTATGCTGTAGCACAAACAAATAATACCAGGATTATCTATGAACGCTGACTGATACTGTGGTATGTTCAAAGCTGTCAAACTCCTCACAATCGCCTTTGGATGCAGTTTCTGGTTTTACCCAAGCTGAACTACATTCACCACAGACATTGCTCTCCGTCGAGTGTTCATGCGGCGCTATTGAGCTCGTGTGTGACTGCCACCTGCTGTTAAGGAATAAACAAAGCACAAAGTTGCAACCAAAACTAAATTGGATAAACAAAATGTGCTGAAAACCTTAAAACTTAATgcctatattattttaattttgtgtaatgTTTCTGGGTCAGACTTTACTCAAGCTAAACTTACAATTACAGACTAAGGAAACGTGTATTAAGGCAGTTTtggtaaattatttaatctgtaatgtttatatttgaCTAAATCTGCACAAAccaaattttaaaagaattataTTTGCTTGGGTATTGATTTTCTTCCTAAATCTTCTCCCATGTTATTATTTGTTGTAATGTTAAAGTGGAACATCAGTTGGtgttaaaataatgatataatttattgatttacttatttttttacaaatatataaaattgtgatattgtgaatgtaatttataatatttataaaatgtgatataattaacacatttttattagctatatactactgttcaaaagtttggggtcaaatttggaaataaattaattttattaagcaaTTACTGATTCAGATAAATGACATGGtgttcctaaaaaaataaaaaataaaataaaaaaaaaaaactaaacaacacaACCCTTTTCGACactgataacaaaataaaaatactaagtgGCACAACCTTTTTCGACActgataacaaaataaatatttcttgagcaacaGTTTTGGAATCATTtctgaaaaacactgaaaactggagtaatggatgctgaaaattcaactttgccgtGACAGgaataactatattttaaaataaatttaaaatagaaaacaatttatttaaattgtaataatatttgacaacaataataaacttttaaacagcatacATATTCgctaaataataaacatatcatTTATGGAGCTGGCACCCAACTAAGGTCCACACCTGTTGCTACACCCATGATACAAAAACATTTGACAGAGTAACAACGACATTTGAAACTGTGGTTTATTATGAAAACAAGTCAAACGAATTGTGCATGCAAGATAATAATCCTTAAGGTATCCCTGAAATATATTGAAACATTTCACTTACTTTAACAAATATACgcttattatgttatataattcACAGCTGATCTGAACCAGCAGACTCAGCACTAAACATGACCAGCATCAGTAATTATTCTGGGTTTGGGTCATTTAACTTGCAGATGGGCATATGTGCCTCAAAAACCAACTccagcctctctctctccctttcaaGAGCAGCGATCTCTTCCTCCAGTTGTGTCTTCACATGTTCCAAATGATCCGTCTCCTGAAAGAGAAAGCACAAGCTCAGGACATACGGCTAATGGCTAAACATGGTCTATAACACAAATAAGTACTAATCTCACATTCTGTAACGTGTCTATAAGCATCCGACGACGGTCCCGACACCTGGCAGCTGCTACTCTGTTCCTTTCCCTGCGGATCCTTATCCTGTCAAGTTCCTCAGAGGACATCTATAAATGCCGAGATGTTAGGTTTTAGCAAGGCAATTCCAAATTTCATTTAAGAACCAAGCTTCAGTCTAAAAGAGTGATGGTGCTGCCATCTTATGGCTGATatcaataaaacatacacaaagcaATTCTACCCAATTCCAAATATGCTGTTCCTGTTACTCATCCATTGGCACCAATGACAACATGATCCATCCATCATTCCCACTCAAATACTACAGCGCTGACTCACTCCACAAGCCCCTTTGTGATTCAGGTGTGAGTCATTTCACTCTTTTaccataaatgaatgaatcaccGGAACTTTACTTTCACTACATTCTGCATTCTAAACTctgaaaatattagaaatatCAGTAACTTACATGTTTGTTAGCATGTCCTAATGAACTGTCCCCGACTGCTCCATTCCAGGATGGGTCAGGACTGTAGCACTGTGACAAACAGGGGCAGCTGGGCATGGTGTTGGGTGCGAATGAGGAAAATGTTTCCAAGGTGGCCTCTGATTGGGAAAATAGAGAGGACTGCAGAAGCCACTGAAGATGTGGACTAGATGTAATAACATCAAGATCTGGGCTGGATGTAGTGTCCTCAGTAAGATTCTGCAATAAATAAacttgattaaattaaataatgttaacaattaaaaaaatgtagaagAATTATAACAATAAGAAGAATTGCATATGATAACatttttcatcttcagaatactgaataattattttctgtcttgtggtgtttttttgattttgaaaatatacgaaaataaatatcttaaaataataataataattaaaaaaaatgcgtACCGGAAGAGCCGTTGAATTCTCCGGGTCCATCCATGCTGGAGAAATCTGGGAATCATGCAAACGATAATACGATTCTCTCCCTTCATTATGATCCATTATGAACAAACCCGATCCGTATTCTTCGAGTTCATATACTTTCTGTTTGTTAAGTTCGCTTAAACCCATCTCCCGTGCTGTTAATTGCAATAGGCCCACAAAGGCACAATTCCAGTAGGATAAAATGATAAACTATGATAAATCCATTAGAACGAATAATGGAAAAGTAAAGCAAAACACGTGCTACAACTTCTCTTCAAGTGTTTCATCGCCTACtcacacccactctctctcctccccATCACTGGAGCATCTATCG
This window of the Cyprinus carpio isolate SPL01 chromosome A21, ASM1834038v1, whole genome shotgun sequence genome carries:
- the LOC109064005 gene encoding acidic fibroblast growth factor intracellular-binding protein B isoform X1, which gives rise to MLFKKMSMELDVFVGNTTVLDQDVYQLWLDGHTVSDAVRIRMEAGALQECEANAEVLHSDTTDQFRTFQMCERLLQSPSKVANQLLFQIPPHRQTMLIERYYEFDSVFAREVLSKKLSKGTKKDLDDISSKTGIALKSCRRQFDNFKRVFKVVEELKGPLVENIQRHFLLSDVLARDYAAIVFFANSRFEAGKRKLQYLSFQDFAFCAGQLISYWTVGAVDNMMEDLDVDLEKDFLHDLKDLKVLVNDKDMLDQHKSLVCAQLRGKIKVFSEMEANFKNLSRALVNIASKLTHTKDFRDLFIDLVEKFIEPCRSDKWTFGDLRHFLKHYSSSVHMLEAFRHQVIWDRYMGVIKSCILKMYHD
- the LOC109064005 gene encoding acidic fibroblast growth factor intracellular-binding protein B isoform X2 — protein: MSMELDVFVGNTTVLDQDVYQLWLDGHTVSDAVRIRMEAGALQECEANAEVLHSDTTDQFRTFQMCERLLQSPSKVANQLLFQIPPHRQTMLIERYYEFDSVFAREVLSKKLSKGTKKDLDDISSKTGIALKSCRRQFDNFKRVFKVVEELKGPLVENIQRHFLLSDVLARDYAAIVFFANSRFEAGKRKLQYLSFQDFAFCAGQLISYWTVGAVDNMMEDLDVDLEKDFLHDLKDLKVLVNDKDMLDQHKSLVCAQLRGKIKVFSEMEANFKNLSRALVNIASKLTHTKDFRDLFIDLVEKFIEPCRSDKWTFGDLRHFLKHYSSSVHMLEAFRHQVIWDRYMGVIKSCILKMYHD
- the fosl1b gene encoding proto-oncogene c-Fos isoform X2, which encodes MGLSELNKQKVYELEEYGSGLFIMDHNEGRESYYRLHDSQISPAWMDPENSTALPNLTEDTTSSPDLDVITSSPHLQWLLQSSLFSQSEATLETFSSFAPNTMPSCPCLSQCYSPDPSWNGAVGDSSLGHANKHETDHLEHVKTQLEEEIAALERERERLELVFEAHMPICKLNDPNPE
- the fosl1b gene encoding proto-oncogene c-Fos isoform X1, whose amino-acid sequence is MGLSELNKQKVYELEEYGSGLFIMDHNEGRESYYRLHDSQISPAWMDPENSTALPNLTEDTTSSPDLDVITSSPHLQWLLQSSLFSQSEATLETFSSFAPNTMPSCPCLSQCYSPDPSWNGAVGDSSLGHANKHMSSEELDRIRIRRERNRVAAARCRDRRRMLIDTLQNETDHLEHVKTQLEEEIAALERERERLELVFEAHMPICKLNDPNPE